A window of Deinococcus planocerae genomic DNA:
CTCGCCTCCCGCACCGGCGCCCGCGTCGTCACCCGCGCCGACCTCGCCCTCTCCGAGCGCATCCTGGTGAGCGTGCAGCCGCGCGTCTTTCCCGAGATCAGCGAGTGGCTCGCCCAGGAGAGCGCGGGCTACGTCAGCACGATGGCGGGGGTCAGCACCGCCACCCTCGCCCGGCGCCTGGGAACGAGGCGCGTCGTGCGGGTGATGCCCAACCTCGCCGCCACCATCGGGCGCAGCCAGACCGCGATCACCGCCCCCCGCGAGGCCGAGGACGCCGGGGACCTCGCCTTCGCCCGGACGCTTTTCGGCTCCGTCGGCGACGCCTACGACCTCCCCGAACACCTCTTCAACGCCTTCACCGGCATGAGTGCGTCGGGCCCCGCCTACGCCGCCGTCGTCG
This region includes:
- the proC gene encoding pyrroline-5-carboxylate reductase — translated: MRLAIVGVGKLGLALLEGVTSRGVLRPADIGLLDANAARAADLASRTGARVVTRADLALSERILVSVQPRVFPEISEWLAQESAGYVSTMAGVSTATLARRLGTRRVVRVMPNLAATIGRSQTAITAPREAEDAGDLAFARTLFGSVGDAYDLPEHLFNAFTGMSASGPAYAAVVAEALADGGVRMGLPRALAHELAAKLLVASGELLQQRAHPGLLKDEVSSPGGTTIAGLEALEVAGVRGAFMRAVVAATRRGSELGKDQE